CGTGCGCTGGTGGACGCCCAGGAACCCGTGCttgctcctcctcttcttcgccgccgccggcttcgccTTTGCCCCGCTGTCGCCGCGCTTGCTGGCTTTAGTGCCGGTCTGAGGCACCACCGGATTTGGGAGAGGTGATGTTCTTGCCTGAAGGTTTGTGACAGATTCAACAGCTGATGTAGTACCTGCATTTTCCATGCAAGATTATATTTCGCACAAATTTCAAATCCAAATACAAATACTGAACGAATTTTGGGGGAAAACAAGCGTGGATATGTGTTCATCAATGCAAATAAAATTCATTCAGAAACCAATTGGAGAAATACCATTTTGATCCCATCTCTTTCCAGAATACAACACACACATGCATCGATTGATTGTGTTATGGAGAACACTGAATAATTAATTTCGCAAACAATCTAATATGGATGCATGGTAACTAATGAGACTAATTATCCTCATTTTACTTGAGTTTATcatcttctgtttttttttttgacagagtaaTTCATTCATATTGATCAAGGTGACTCTGTACCTATCTGAATAGTAGAAGATCGAATCGATCCTTGATTTCATGGAGAGCAATTCATATCCTCATGCGTCACTTAACTAttttctctgtttcatattataagactttctagcattatctacattaatatatatgttaataaatctagacatctATATATGAATATGCGCAATGCAAGAAAGttgatcttataatatgaaattataatatgaaaggaAGGAAGTAGCTATTTATTTTATACGGAGTGAAAATTGACAAGGTTTCAGCTTAAGTAAGATCGATGCCAGATTGATCATGCATGTGCACGTGTGCCTCATGCAGGATGAAATTAATCATGAAAATTGTCGGTGATCCATATTATCAGCTGTGTATAATAACCAATAGAACAAACGTCATTTCAGAATTCAAGTTGAATTTGGCATTTTGGCTAGCTAACGATGGGCTGGTGATTAAAGTCGGTAAACTGTGTGAGCTAGCTGCATTAGGAAAACTAACTGCGGTAGCTAGAAGTAAAAGGAAAATTGACTAGCAGTAGTGTGTGTAGCTGAACTCAGATTATATATTATGAGTTGTACTAGTATATTTTATATACTACAATTTTAGTTGTATAGCTAGAATGCCGTTtagtatttgtttttcttttcttaaggTAGAGAGAGCGGGTACCATGTCGGtttgtgttttctttttctttatattttttaaagataatcAAGGAGAGGATAGTtacaatgtcggtttggacttTGGATGGCTAGCTGTATAAAAGGGTTTGGGATATTGGATATGCATGAGTTTACATATATAGTGTATCCTTTGTAACTCATAGAGCTAGCTCATGAGATCAATAAGAATACAAGTTCTTGatctatatatatgcatagtTTCTTGTGAAAATAAAACACCACATTGGGAAGTAATGTTTCATTTAGTTGTGTGTTGGAATGGATCTCAGAATGGAAATGATATTAACTTTGTATTTATAATGGAACTTTCAAGCTGgaacatgatatatatatatatgaaggtGGAGGTCGTAGTTAGAAATGTCAAAGTATGCCCAACCTGAAATACTTGCTGATTTTTTTCAAAGATAGGGAGGATGGTTACAGTGTCAGTTCTCTATATAAAAGGGTTTGGGATCTTGGATATGCATGCAGTTTACATGGAGCTAAGCTCATGAGGTCAATAAACACACAAGCTCTCGATCTATGTAATTTCttgtgaaaataaaaatatcacatcggGAAGTAGTAACATTATTTCATTTAGTTGCTTGGAATCGATCTCAAAATAGTCAATATTTTAGCTTTGTTTTATAGTGGAACTTTCAAGCTTCaataaaacaataaaatatGAAGGTGAAGATCATTATATCGTAGCAAGAAATGTCAAATGTCAAAGTACATATGCCCAACCTGAAGAAGCTATAGTACACCCTACCCAACTTAATCTAATCTGTAGAACTGTAGATCGATTCCAAATCTAATTAAAAAAAGCAAACCCATTCCATTCCCATGCATCAACTAATTAAAGATTGCTAGAAGGAGAGAATATATGCAAGAAGTTGGGCGATTTGGGATCGATGCCgccaccaagaaaaaaaatatatatttgaagcATCAGAGAAGTGATTAAAACAGCAAGTGAACACACAAGCAAACGATGTATAAAATGGCATGGAGGAGACGAGGATCAGTGCTATACCTCTAGCTCCGACGAGaggccggtgcggcggcgagacgacggcgatgatctccacctccacctcgtcgtcgtcgtcgccgtcgtcgtcttcctcatcCACCATCATGCTGAACCTGAGGAACTCCTCCTCGAACTCACGGCCGTcgtactcgtcgtcgtcgtcctcctcctcctcattgtACTCCACCTCCTTCCCGGGGCGgtggccgcgcggcggcgccatctccaccgccaccaccgacggcggcggcggcggcaggtcggcggcgacggtgatggCGTGGTGATTGTCGGGGCCTCCTCCACACATGGCTGGAATTAATGGATCGATTGGATTCTCCAATGCCGGATGGAGatgttgcagcagcagcagcagcaacagtaaCAGTggaggtagctagctagctgaaaAAAGCAAGAGAGCTCACTCTCTCTGTCTGGCCTCTGCCGACTCAAGTGAAGAAGAGACGAGACAATGTCAATAAATAATAATGGACCAAAGCAAGCAAGGCAAAGCTTCACCGTCACAGCTGCAGATTCACAAGAGGGACACGTGATAGAGACACGTACGGTGTGTGTGGAGTAGCAAGTTGTAAGCCTATTTTCTCTGTTCTAAAAtctatctaaaatatcaaatcacatcatatatatacacgacgactaagggtgtgtttagttcatgtcaaaattaaaagtttggttgaaattacaACGATgtaacgaaaaagttgaaagtttacgtgtgtagaaaagtttcgatgtgatggaaaagttggaagtttgaaaaaaaattttggaacaaaACTCGGCCTAAGATGCATCAGATCCCATTTAGATAGTgatattttgagacgaaggtATCATTACCTAATAGTAGCGCTACTATAGTATTCCCTTCgttagaaaaaaaggaaaaacttaGCCTATGATAAATGTGATCAATCTCttttagtacaataaatctagacagaTAATTGTTCAGATTTGTTATACTAGAAATAGTCACATCATCtagtttgagttttttttggacgaaagAAGTAtgtagaggagagaggagagtctTGAGATGAAAAGTGtgctatagatttatagccatTTACAGTACAGGGCTCTAATATATTATACGTCTGAGAGATAAATCAAATATTAatggagtagtatatatttatattaaactATTATGTAGATAGTCGCTCTAAATATTATGTTAGTTTTTAGAGTTATTTTTAGTTAACTACTTTCTTcgtttgaaaataaattaatttataagggATATGataaattataatatatacTACTATTAATTAAATTTGCTCTAGTGCAAGCAGCAACGAGCCAacgcagcagcagtagcagcacaGGGCGGAGGCAACAGACCAGACGGCACACATGGCTCAACTTGATTTGGGGGCTCGCGCACGCACACACCCCTGCACACTGTTAAGAGCACCCGTAATGGTTATCTATatgctctctacaagagatccatgtcatcatattttcctacttggaagagattaaatgaagagagagagtaaaactatctactaacttagagatagtctatagagaaaaacgaggcaatggatgagagagctattgatacccatgtagacatactattgaggtgatttactattaatctaatctattgctgagatgtacatgttttatagagagcaccttactttaccattgcgggtgctctaatatCAGCTTTACcttctactacc
This genomic window from Oryza sativa Japonica Group chromosome 12, ASM3414082v1 contains:
- the LOC9270132 gene encoding ethylene-responsive transcription factor ERF023 — translated: MCGGGPDNHHAITVAADLPPPPPSVVAVEMAPPRGHRPGKEVEYNEEEEDDDDEYDGREFEEEFLRFSMMVDEEDDDGDDDDEVEVEIIAVVSPPHRPLVGARGTTSAVESVTNLQARTSPLPNPVVPQTGTKASKRGDSGAKAKPAAAKKRRSKHGFLGVHQRTYGRWSAEIRDNVIKGSRFWIGTFDTALDAALAYDAVSRRLYGLNAKTNFPAAAGEDDLPPPPPPAKPCSSTKRPKKCNTSGDLGAAAAPPQAVDTPAAAAAGVELTSLLCSVAAQAQEVSDGWEFIQELLLLGGGVSPLDYLNGQELAGAAVGDLWSF